TCAGCGCCGCCACGGCTTCGGAGGCGACGTCGGCCGCGAGCCGCACCTTCTTCATGTGCACCTCGAGAATTTCGATACGGCCTTTCTTGTCAGGACGATCGACAAGCACCTGGCGGTCGAAACGACCGGCCCGCAGGAGCGCAGGATCGAGAATTTCCGGCCGGTTCGTCGCGGCGAGAATGACGAGGCCGGAACGTGAGTCAAAGCCGTCAAGTTCGACCAGGAGCTGGTTCAGCGTCTGCTCCTTCTCGTCGTGGCCGCCGGCATACGGGCCGATACCGCGTGCCCGGCCGAGCGCGTCGAGTTCATCGATGAAGATGATCGCCGGCGCCTTCTTGTGCGCCTGCTGAAACAGGTCGCGGACCCGTGCTGCACCCACGCCGACGAACATCTCGACGAATTCCGATCCCGAAATCGAGAAGAATGGCACGCGGGCTTCGCCGGCGACGGCCTTCGCGAGTAGGGTCTTGCCGGTGCCTGGCGGGCCAACCAGGAGCACGCCCTTCGGCATGCGCCCGCCGAGCCGGCCATAGTCGGTCGGGTTCTTCAGGAAATCGACGACCTCGCGCAGCTCGTCCTTGGCCTCGTCTACGCCGGCGACGTCGCCGAAGGTCACGCCCGTGTTGGATTCGACATAGATCTTGGCTTTGCTCTTGCCGATCGCCATCAGTCCGCCGCCCAGGCCTCCGCCGGCGGCGGCGCGCCTGCCGATGTACCACCAGATACCGAAGAACAACAGTACGGGCATCACCCACGACAGCAGGTCGCGCAAGAAAGTGTTCTCGATCTGACCGGTGAAGCGCACATGGTATTTCTCGAGCTCCTGGGCCACGTCCTGGTCGACCCGCGTGGTCACGAACTGCTTTTGGCCGCCGGGCAGCGGCTGCTTCAGCGTGCCTTGCACCGTGCGGTCGGAAATGCCGACGGAATCGACCTTCCCGTCCCGGAGCAATTGCTGGTACTGGCTGTAGGGGATCACCGCGGTCTTGCTCGCGGTCGACACCATGTACTGGATCAGGAAAACCGCGATAATCGCAGCAATGGCATAGCCAATATTGAACCGCGTCCGTTCGGTCATGCCGAAAGCTCCGATCAAATGCGGGACGTCTCTGGCGTCGGATTGGGACGATCCCGCAAAGGCCGCTGAGAGCCGCAACGCATCCCTGGGACAACGAAAGACCGGCGTCCCGGTTTCAATCGGGGACTTGCGGGACAAACCGCGGCGACCCGTGAACGGCGGAAACTGCGGCATTTGTCCCGACATGCGCCCGGCAACTTCCGCCCGTCCGGCGCGTTTATCGACGCGGGGAGAGTCAAGGCCCATGTATCGACGCCACATTGCAGTACTTGCCGTTGTCGCAGCCGTTCTGCTGGTCTTCGCCGCCAGCAACATACGTCAGGCTCCGTGGACCGGCTCGGTTGCGCGCGCAGTCACGGAGCGCGGCGCGTTGTCGGACGTCGAAAAGGCCAATATCGAGATATTCGAGAAGGTCTCGCCGTCGGTCGTGCAGGTCGTCGCACAAACCGCCTCCAATCCGCTCAGCGAGGAGCAGGAAGGCGGGGAAGCTTCCGGCACCGGCATCGTCTGGGACAATGATGGCCACGTCGTCACCAACAACCATGTGGTGCAGAACGCAAGCCAGGTCGCGATCCGATTTGCCTCTGGCGAAGCGGTGCGCGCGGAGATCGTCGGTACGGCGCCGAACTACGATCTGGCCGTACTGCGGATCCGCAACGCGCGTACGCTGCCGCCGCCGGTGGCAATCGGCAGTTCGGCCGATCTCAAGGTCGGGCAGTTTGCATTTGCGATCGGCAACCCTTTCGGGCTGGACCAATCCATGTCCAGCGGCATCATCAGTGCGCTGAAGCGCAGACTGCCGACCTCGAGCGGACGAGAAATTTCGAACGTGATCCAGACCGATACGGCGATCAATCCGGGCAATTCGGGCGGGCCGTTGCTTGACTCCGCCGGCCGGCTGATCGGCGTGACGACGGCAATCCTGTCGCCGTCGGGCTCGAATGCCGGCATCGGCTTTGCGATCCCGGTCGATATCGTGAATCGCGTGGTCCCCGAGCTGATCCGCAACGGCCGCGTGCCGACCCCGGGGATCGGCATCGTGACCGCGACCGAGGCGGTGGCCACGCGTTTGGGCACCGAGGGATTGATCGTCGTGCGCACGACGCCGGGATCACCCGCCGAGAAGGCCGGACTCCGCGGGGTAAACCTTTCCACCGGCGAGCTTGGCGACGTGATCACCGCAGTCGACGGCAAGACGGTTCACCGGCTTTCCGACCTGAGCGATGAGGTCGAGCAGGTCGGGGTCGGCAGCAAGGTCCGCCTCAGCGTGCAACGGGACGGGGCGACGCGCGACGTCGAGGTCGCCGTCGTCGATATCGGCCGCACGCAATAATATTCTCCCCGGCAGGCTGAATGGCACCAAATCTAACCGCTCGCGCGCCGCGGTATGGGCATCTGCCTTGATGCGCGCTCGGTTGTCAGCGCGCCAAAATCCGCTAAAACCCCCGCCAAATTCTTGGAAGCTCGAAGGATAAGCTGATGAACATTCTTCCCGGCAATATGCGTTTTGGTGCGGGACAGCCAGTCAAGCGTCTGGAAGACCAGCGGCTGCTCACCGGGAAGGGGCATTTCATCGACGACAAGCCCGAGGACGGTGCGCTCTGGCTGCACGTGCTGCGTTCGCCGCATGCTCACGCGAATATCAAGTCGATCGACACCAAGGCGGCGCTGGAAATGCCTGGTGTCGAGGCGGTCTATACCGGAGCCGACCTGGTCAGGGACGATATCGGCACGCTGCCGACGCTGGCAATCTTCAAGCGGCCGGACGGCTCGCCGATGACGGTGCCGCCGCGCCGCCTTCTGGCTCACGAGGTGGTGCGCTATGCCGGCGAGGGCGTGGCCGCCGTGGTCGCGACCTCGCGCGTGCTGGCGCAGACCGCGGCAGAGGCGATCGAGGTCGATTACGAGGTACTGCCCTCGGTGGTCGATCCGGTCGAGGCGATCAAGCCCGGCGCGCCCGCGGTCTGGCCGGAGGCGCCCGACAACATCGTGGCCGCGATGAGCTATGGCGATGCCGCCAAGGTCGAGGAGGCCTTTGCCAACGCCGCGCACACTGTGTCGCTCGACCTGGTCAGCCAGCGCCTGGTGCCGTCGGCGATGGAGCCGCGCTCGACCATCGCCGAGATCGATAAGAAGACCGGGCGGCTGCTGCTGCACGTGCAATCGCAGACGCCGGGCTCGACCCGCGATCTGCTTGCGGAATCGATCCTGAAGCGGCCGAAGGATAGCGTGCGCGTGCTGGTCGGCGACATCGGCGGCGGCTTCGGCCAGAAGACCAGTCTCTATCCGGAAGACGGCATCGTCGCCTACGCCGCGACCAAGCTGAACAAGAAGATCCGCTGGCGCGG
The DNA window shown above is from Bradyrhizobium sp. ISRA464 and carries:
- the ftsH gene encoding ATP-dependent zinc metalloprotease FtsH, whose protein sequence is MTERTRFNIGYAIAAIIAVFLIQYMVSTASKTAVIPYSQYQQLLRDGKVDSVGISDRTVQGTLKQPLPGGQKQFVTTRVDQDVAQELEKYHVRFTGQIENTFLRDLLSWVMPVLLFFGIWWYIGRRAAAGGGLGGGLMAIGKSKAKIYVESNTGVTFGDVAGVDEAKDELREVVDFLKNPTDYGRLGGRMPKGVLLVGPPGTGKTLLAKAVAGEARVPFFSISGSEFVEMFVGVGAARVRDLFQQAHKKAPAIIFIDELDALGRARGIGPYAGGHDEKEQTLNQLLVELDGFDSRSGLVILAATNRPEILDPALLRAGRFDRQVLVDRPDKKGRIEILEVHMKKVRLAADVASEAVAALTPGFTGADLANLVNEAALLATRRGATAVAMIDFNRAVERMVAGLEKRNRLLNPKEREIVAYHEMGHTLVALSLPGVDPVHKVSIIPRGVGALGYTIQRPIEDRFLMTKEELENKMAVLLGGRAAELIVFGHLSTGAADDLRRVTDIARSMVTRYGMSESLGGVTYDREPGSNPLADAGGPYSLRQRDYGEDTAAAIDHEVRAIVDSVFQRAEGILSARRAILDSAAKKLLEKETLEEADLKSLVREMPQEGLRAV
- a CDS encoding trypsin-like peptidase domain-containing protein; protein product: MYRRHIAVLAVVAAVLLVFAASNIRQAPWTGSVARAVTERGALSDVEKANIEIFEKVSPSVVQVVAQTASNPLSEEQEGGEASGTGIVWDNDGHVVTNNHVVQNASQVAIRFASGEAVRAEIVGTAPNYDLAVLRIRNARTLPPPVAIGSSADLKVGQFAFAIGNPFGLDQSMSSGIISALKRRLPTSSGREISNVIQTDTAINPGNSGGPLLDSAGRLIGVTTAILSPSGSNAGIGFAIPVDIVNRVVPELIRNGRVPTPGIGIVTATEAVATRLGTEGLIVVRTTPGSPAEKAGLRGVNLSTGELGDVITAVDGKTVHRLSDLSDEVEQVGVGSKVRLSVQRDGATRDVEVAVVDIGRTQ